The following are from one region of the Vitis riparia cultivar Riparia Gloire de Montpellier isolate 1030 chromosome 9, EGFV_Vit.rip_1.0, whole genome shotgun sequence genome:
- the LOC117921913 gene encoding receptor-like protein EIX2: MLDLRYLLLSDNQITGAIPSNIGESLPSLYFLSLSGNRITGTIPNSIGHLSFLEVIDFSRNNLTGSIPSTINNCFSLVALDLGNNNLSGIIPKSLGRLQSLQSLHLNHNELSGELPSSFQNLTGLEVLDLSYNKLLGEVPAWIGAAFVNLVILNLRSNVFCGRLPSQLSNLSSLHVLDIAQNNLMGEIPITLVELKAMAQEQMNIYRLSLNANSSYTSSLYEEQLVVIAKGQILEYTKTLSLVVAIDLSDNNLSGEFPQEITKLFGLVVLNLSRNHITGQIPENISMLRQLSSLDLSSNKLSGTIPSSMASLSFLSYLNLSNNNFYGEIPFIGQMITFPELAFVGNPDLCGPPLVIKCQDEDPNKRQSVVSDKNDGGYIDQWFYLSVGLGFAIGILVPFFVLSTRKSWCEAYFDFVDEIVRWLLRGRATYAKNHPRRR; this comes from the coding sequence ATGTTAGACTTGAGATACCTTTTGCTTTCCGATAATCAAATAACAGGGGCCATCCCATCAAACATAGGGGAATCCCTACCCAGCTTgtatttcctttctctttcgGGTAATCGAATAACAGGAACCATCCCAAATTCCATAGGACACCTCTCTTTTCTTGAAGTCATTGATTTTTCAAGGAATAATTTGACTGGAAGCATTCCTTCTACCATAAATAATTGCTTTAGCCTTGTTGCTTTAGACCTTGGAAACAACAATCTGTCTGGGATAATACCAAAGTCGTTGGGCCGGTTGCAATCGCTCCAATCACTGCACTTGAACCACAACGAGCTTTCAGGAGAGCTCCCctcatctttccaaaatttaacaGGCTTGGAAGTTCTTGATCTTAGTTACAACAAATTGTTGGGTGAGGTTCCTGCATGGATTGGAGCTGCTTTCGTAAATTTAGTAATACTCAACTTGAGGTCGAATGTGTTTTGTGGAAGACTTCCCTCCCAGCTTTCAAATTTAAGCTCCCTGCATGTCTTAGACATTGCACAAAACAATCTGATGGGTGAAATTCCAATCACTTTGGTTGAGCTTAAAGCCATGGCTCAAGAGCAAATGAATATATATCGGTTAAGTCTGAATGCCAACTCCTCGTATACCAGCTCCTTGTATGAAGAACAATTGGTTGTGATTGCCAAAGGCCAAATTCTTGAATATACCAAGACTCTTTCTCTTGTTGTAGCCATTGACCTATCCGACAATAATTTAAGTGGAGAGTTTCCCcaagaaataacaaaattgtTTGGTTTAGTGGTTTTGAACTTGTCGAGGAATCACATCACTGGCCAAATTCCTGAAAACATTTCAATGTTGCGACAATTGTCATCTCTTGATTTGTCAAGCAATAAGCTTTCCGGCACCATTCCTTCAAGCATGGCCTCATTGTCATTCTTGAGTTATTTGAATCtatcaaataacaatttctaTGGTGAGATCCCCTTTATAGGGCAAATGATAACCTTCCCCGAGCTAGCCTTTGTGGGAAACCCTGATCTATGTGGACCTCCACTGGTCATAAAATGCCAGGATGAAGATCCAAATAAAAGGCAAAGTGTTGTTAGTGACAAAAATGATGGTGGCTATATTGATCAATGGTTTTACTTGAGCGTTGGCTTGGGATTTGCCATAGGCATCCTagttccattttttgttttgtcaaCAAGGAAATCTTGGTGTGAggcctattttgattttgtggatGAGATTGTCAGATGGTTGTTGAGAGGAAGAGCAACCTATGCCAAAAATCATCCTAGAAGGCGATAA